Within Mycoplasmopsis verecunda, the genomic segment CGTAATCTTCAAGAGTTCCTCTAAATAAGAAACTTTTTGTTGGTGATTGAAGTTCTAAAATAACATCAGCACATTGATTGACAAATGCACGGTTATATGTGGTAAAAATTGCTCCACCTTTGAAATTTTTTACACCTTCAATTACAGAGTCAATACTTTCTGCATCAAGGTGATCTAATGGTTGGTCTAAAATAATGAAATTAGATTCAAGTAACATCATACGAGAAAACATTAATCTAGCTTTTTCTCCACCACTTGTTACTTTAACTTTTTTAAATACAGAATCATTGTTAAATAACATACGACCTAAAAATCCACGCATTCTTGCATCATCGTTTTCACGATTTTCTTTTTCTTTATTTTCTAAAGGTCATTTTGATATTCATTCAAGAATTGTTTCATCAGTATCAAAATACTTAGAGTTTTCATTAGGAAAATATGATGGAGTTATTGTTTGACCTCATTCAACAGTTCCACTAGTTGGTTGTGCTATTCCTAATAAACATTCTAGTAATTTAGTTTTTTGAATGTCGTCTTCTCCAACTATAACCATTTTTTCACCTGGTTTTAATGAGAATGAAACTTTTTCAAATACAGTTTCGCCTTTTTCATTTACATATGTTAAATCTTCAACATTTAAAATTTGCTTACCGTGATCACGGTTCATTTCTCAACGAACAAATGGGTATTTTCTATTAGATGGTTTGATTTCATCTAATGAAATTTTTTCTAATGCTTTTTTACGAGATGTAGCTTGACGTGATTTTGATGCATTAGCAGAGAAACGAGCAATAAATTCTTTAAGTTTTTCAATTTGAGCTTCTTTTTTCAGGTTGGATTGCTTCATCATTTCACGAGCTAATTCAGAACTTTGTTTTCAGAAACTGTAATTTCCGGTATAAATTTTTGCTTCATTGTAATCAATATCAACAATATGAGTGCAAATTGCATCTAAAAAATCACTATCGTGAGATACAACAATAACTACATTTGGATAATCAATTAAGAAGTTTTCTAATCATCTAATACTTCTAAGATCTAAGTGATTAGTTGGCTCATCCATTATTAAAATGTCAGGATTTCCAAATAGTGCTTTAGCTAATAAAACTTTAATTTTTTGATTAGCTGTTAATTCTCTCATTGGAACTTCTCATTTATCTTTTGGTATATGTAAATTAGCTAGTAATTCTTGTGCATCGTTTTCTGCAGTTCATCCACCGAGCATTCCAAATTTCTCTTCTAAATCTGCTGCTCTTTCATAATCTTTATCTGTAGCATCTGGATTCATATAAATCGCATCTTTTTCTTCTTTAATTTTATATAAATCAGTATTACCCATAATTACAACTTCAGTTACATTCATATCATCATATGCATTATGATCCTGTGATAAAACAGAAATACGTTTATTTTTCTCTATTAATATATTTCCACCTGATGCTTCAATATCTCCCGCGATGATTTTTAAAAATGTTGATTTACCAGCACCATTTGCTCCGATAATTCCATATGTATTACCTTCAGTAAATTTTAAGTTAACATTTTCAAAAAGTTTTTTGTCACTAAAGATTTTGCTTAAATTTTGTACTTCGATCATTTGTCCTCCATGTTATTAAATAGTTGCTTTATTATAATTGAAAATAGCCATAATATTAAAAAAACCTTCAATAATGAAGGCGATAACATCATGAGTTACTCACTCTCGATGTCGGCTCGGTTATATTATAACACGAGTTTTTTTATATTTAATTTATTTATGGTACTAAAAATTAGTAATATAAGATTTTTTTATTAATAAATGAATATTGCATTGTATAAATCAGGTTTTTTTTCTTTCATATCTCGAGATAAAACCTTAAAGGTGTAATATACATTGCCTCTTTTATTAAATCAATGCTCAAAATCATTTAATGATTTATCTAATAATTGAAATGCATCATTATCTCGTGAATATATGATTTTGATATCACCATATTTATTTATTGAATAAAAACTCATTAAAGCACTTAATATTTGATACATATTATTATAACTATTTACATGAACCATTCCTAAATGAGGTAATAAAATAATTTTATTTTTAAATGTCATTTTTGTATATTTATTTGGTGCAAGATCATAATCATCTGGTTTCTCATATAAGATAGATTGATAAGGATAGAATAAAGGAGGGGTATTATTTATGTAAATAGTTTGTGGTTGATCGTTGTCTATTTCAAAAAATTTTTTGTTCTTTGAAGCTATAAGCAATAATGAAATGATTTCTCACATTTTTTGCACATTTTCATCATCAAATGTAATGACATTAAATTTATTAAATATATCTGTATATAAGATTGGTTGATCGCTATTGTAATTTGTTTTTAATGAGTTTATATTTTTCATCATAAACTTTAATGTTAATAATTCCAAGGTAGTGATTTTATCTTGTTGTAATAGTTTTTGAACCCCTGTTATTGTGCTATTATTACTTATGCCAATAGATAATTCATGTCCCTTAAGAGAATTATTTATTAGTTTGTTTATTGATGATGGTTTTTTAAAAATAGTTAATAATAATTCGACATCACTGTTTTCTAATATATTTGTAGAAACTTCTTTAAGTAATTCATCAATATTTTTCTTAGTCGATGTATTAAACATTGAATTTATAAATTCATTTAATACTTTGCTGTAATACTCGACATCATCAACTCTTTTGCTTATATTATCCTTATTGATATATGCACGTAAATAAGGTTGAATATTTGATTCACCAACTTTTGTGATTTCATCTGGTTGTGATTTCTCATTGTGCTGTGAATTGCTACACTGTGAAGCAATTAAAGGTAATGTTGTAATTAAAGACGATGATAACAATATTCATTTTTTCATTATTTACCTCCTGCTATCATTACAGGATCTGTTTCCTTGATGCATTGAATATATAGTTCAGCAGCATTCTGATATATTTTTCATCTATCATCTGCTGATTTAAAATTGAATATTTTTTCAATAAATTCTCTAAGCTCTTTTAATTGTGGAAGCTTTATTGTTATTCGAACATCCTTTAATACTTCATCTTCATTATAAACATAATCTGAATATAAATCAAATTCAACTTTCTCAATATATGAGTTATCGGAATTAGAAACTAAATTCTTTTTGTAGTCTCTTGTATAAATATAAAAGTAGTTATATGTATGATAGAATGGATACCTAAATTCAATATCTGCTTGCACATGTAAATCAAAAATGTTGTTTCTCATCATTTTTTCTTTTTTGCTTGAAAAGTAAGATATTAATGCAACTGATACATCATTATCCATTTTTTTATTTTTTAATTTTTCAATAAACATTTCATAAGTAAAATGTTTAAATGCTATTACTACTTGGTTTGTGAAATCTGTTTCATGTCATAAACGTTTCGGATTTTCTGATAAATCTATTGTTTCATCATTATAGAAAATATCTTCTGCATACATTTTATCTTTAAATTTTGTAATATATCAATTATCTGAGTAATATGACATTGTTCTATAATTAGGAACACCAAAACCTATTTTTACTTTTGCTCCATTACTGTGTTTTGAACCGTTATCAGTCTCTCATGTTTTCCCTGCGCTTGCTACTAGTAATGCTGATGCTTCAGTGTTTGATAGAGATTTTGATTTATTTGATTGCAATAATGATAATAAACCAGTTATCATTGGAGCAGACATACTTGTTCCTTGAAAATCTCTTAAATATTCAACAAACGCTTTATTCGGTGCAAAATTTGCTGTTTTATTAAATACATCCATTCTTTTATGGTCTTTTATATTTTTGTCATCATTTATGTATGAATCTCCATATGCACTAATTAATGGTAATGTTTCTGATTCTAAACCATGTGAGCTGAATGCAGAGGCTTTATTTTCATATGTTACTGAACCGACAAATATTATGTTTCCATAGTCCTTATAATCAATATATTTATTAAATGCATTTTTTACTTTATCTAAAAACGCACCTTTTTTTGTATACAATTCTCATATTATTCCGAAATTATCATATACAAAATGATCTATATCAGATTTTTGAAACATATCAGCTTCATAATCCGAGATAAAGTATCTATATCAATCTTTAGGATATCCAATAAAATCTTCTAATAACATTTCATCATTTCCCGCTGAAATAACAAAAATCATGTCATCTTCTATAATATACTTATGAAAAATTCTGCTAAATCTTGAAAAAACTTCTTCCAAAACAGATTCATTTGTATTAATTTTTTTTATGAAATTAATAGCTCGAAATAAATCAAACACAAAATCCTCATATGCATTATTTTCCATATCCTCAACTTCATATTCACTAAACATTAATGGTAATAGAACTTCAGAAAATAATCCGAGACTTAAATTAACAATTTTTACATTGTTTTCTTTCATATATTCAATAGATTCTACTAATTTATCTAAATTATCTTTCGTATGATCCTTATAGTTTAGTGCAGCAAAATATATATTAGCATTAGGATTTATACCCATATCTGTTCCAATAATTGATGCAACAGAAGCTGCATGATAATCTTTTTTGAAGTAATTTTTTTGCATTTTATTAAAAGTAAAATTAGGATTTTTAGACATTAATAAGTTTTCATCAATATCATTTACTTCAATAATTCCAACTTTATCACTATCAGATTTTTCTGATTTATATGTGATATTTTCTTGTTCATCTATACCTAATCGATGATAATATGCTTTATACATATTAGTCAATTCATTGTACAAATTTTCATCCATTGATAAATTTGAATTTTTATTTAATTTAATTGTAGTAGATACGTTGCTTGCGGCAGCCACCATTGGTGTGGTTAAAGCAATTGGTGGCATAACACCTATTGCAGTGAATAAAAATTTCTTTTTTAATTTGTTTTTCATTTTATTTACCTCGTTTTTATTTTTATTTATATATAAAA encodes:
- a CDS encoding S8 family serine peptidase, with amino-acid sequence MKNKLKKKFLFTAIGVMPPIALTTPMVAAASNVSTTIKLNKNSNLSMDENLYNELTNMYKAYYHRLGIDEQENITYKSEKSDSDKVGIIEVNDIDENLLMSKNPNFTFNKMQKNYFKKDYHAASVASIIGTDMGINPNANIYFAALNYKDHTKDNLDKLVESIEYMKENNVKIVNLSLGLFSEVLLPLMFSEYEVEDMENNAYEDFVFDLFRAINFIKKINTNESVLEEVFSRFSRIFHKYIIEDDMIFVISAGNDEMLLEDFIGYPKDWYRYFISDYEADMFQKSDIDHFVYDNFGIIWELYTKKGAFLDKVKNAFNKYIDYKDYGNIIFVGSVTYENKASAFSSHGLESETLPLISAYGDSYINDDKNIKDHKRMDVFNKTANFAPNKAFVEYLRDFQGTSMSAPMITGLLSLLQSNKSKSLSNTEASALLVASAGKTWETDNGSKHSNGAKVKIGFGVPNYRTMSYYSDNWYITKFKDKMYAEDIFYNDETIDLSENPKRLWHETDFTNQVVIAFKHFTYEMFIEKLKNKKMDNDVSVALISYFSSKKEKMMRNNIFDLHVQADIEFRYPFYHTYNYFYIYTRDYKKNLVSNSDNSYIEKVEFDLYSDYVYNEDEVLKDVRITIKLPQLKELREFIEKIFNFKSADDRWKIYQNAAELYIQCIKETDPVMIAGGK
- a CDS encoding ABC-F family ATP-binding cassette domain-containing protein, translated to MIEVQNLSKIFSDKKLFENVNLKFTEGNTYGIIGANGAGKSTFLKIIAGDIEASGGNILIEKNKRISVLSQDHNAYDDMNVTEVVIMGNTDLYKIKEEKDAIYMNPDATDKDYERAADLEEKFGMLGGWTAENDAQELLANLHIPKDKWEVPMRELTANQKIKVLLAKALFGNPDILIMDEPTNHLDLRSIRWLENFLIDYPNVVIVVSHDSDFLDAICTHIVDIDYNEAKIYTGNYSFWKQSSELAREMMKQSNLKKEAQIEKLKEFIARFSANASKSRQATSRKKALEKISLDEIKPSNRKYPFVRWEMNRDHGKQILNVEDLTYVNEKGETVFEKVSFSLKPGEKMVIVGEDDIQKTKLLECLLGIAQPTSGTVEWGQTITPSYFPNENSKYFDTDETILEWISKWPLENKEKENRENDDARMRGFLGRMLFNNDSVFKKVKVTSGGEKARLMFSRMMLLESNFIILDQPLDHLDAESIDSVIEGVKNFKGGAIFTTYNRAFVNQCADVILELQSPTKSFLFRGTLEDYEAIMNED